The following DNA comes from Actinomycetota bacterium.
GGGCGGCCGAGGCCCGGTCGTCGAGCAGCCGGCGAAGCTCTTCCGTCTCCGGTCCGCCCTCCTCCGAGAGGCGTTGAGCCAGTAAGCGGGCCTTCTTCGGCCGCTGCCCACCCACGATGCCGGCGACCATCGCCGCCAGCAGCAGGCCGATCGCCCAGGAGATCCACGTGTCGGAGAGCCGGCGCCCCTGCAGGTCCACGAGCCACAACCCGAGCCCGAGAACCGATACCGTGGCCGCCGCCACCGCCATTGCGCCGATCCGGCAGAGCTTCAGCAGAAGGGCCACCTCGGAAGGAGCGGTCCGGGACCGGGCCAGATGCCAGCCGGCCGCTGCCAGCACCATGCCAGCGAAAAGGGCGAACCCGGAGACGATGTGCCCGAACAGGGCCCAGCTGTTCACCCTGGGGTCAGTTCGCCGAGGGCGGGGGCGCAGCGAGCTTGGCGATGCACAGGGTGGGGGTGACGAACGGAAGCAGCACGGTAGCTTCGGCGTCCGACTTCACGTCGGCCAGCGCCCCCCGCAGGATCCCCAGGTGAAGCGAGCAAACGGTGGCCGGGTACCTGGCTGCGATGTCCCGGAACGGGCAGTTGTGCAGCCGCACGTCGACACCCTCGGGCGTTTCGGCCACCTCCGGCTCGAAGCCGAGCCGGTCCATCATGGCCATGATCATCTCTGCCGCTGCCTGGAGGTCGACCGGGTCGCCGGGATGCGGCCGGAACTGCGCCGAGAGGTAGCCGCCCCAGCTCCGGCCGGCAAGCTCGGCGCCCGCCTCGGGGTCATTCAGGCCGGCGTTGACGAACCCGGCCAGCATGGTGGCCAGCAGCTTGTAGTTGCGGGCGCCGTGCCCCATGTCCTCCGCCTCGGGGCCGGGCTTGAACAGCACCTTGGGGCGGCCCCTGGTCGTACGGGCTTCGATCTCAGGCGTCACCAGCCCTACCAGCTCCAGCCGGCGCAGGTGAGACCGGACGGTGTTCTGGTGCAGCCCGACGGCCTCGGACATTCCCGGTATGTCGAGCGGGTGGTCCGACTCCAGGATCAGAGTGAACAGTTGCAGGCGGGCGGGGTCGGAAAGAGCCTTGTGAGCCTCGGCCCCTTCCTTTACTCGCATTCTCAGGCTCCCGCCGGTATTAGGTATTCCAAAACGCTACTCGATTTACAAGCCGGTTTGCCTTTTCTAACGACTTAGGTACCATGATGCCAGTTTTGTGGTGAAAAACCAAGAAAGGGGCCCGCAACTTGACGACCGTGACCTCACCTCCCCGACTCCTGCGCCGGCCGACCGCCAAGACCGGAATATGGAGTTGGATCACCACGGTCGACCACAAACGCATCGGGCTCCTCTACGGGTACACCTCTTTTACGTTCTTCATCCTCGGCGGCCTGGAGGCGCTGCTCATCCGGACCCAGCTCGCCCGGCCGGAGAACACGGTTGTCGATGCGGACACCTACAACCAGCTGTTCACGACCCACGGGCTGACGATGATCTTCCTGGTGGTCATGCCCCTCGGTAGCGCCTTCATGAACTACCTGATCCCGCTCATGATCGGCGCCCGGGATGTGGCATTCCCCCGGTTGAATGCGCTCAGCTACTGGGTCTACCTGGCGGGCGGGCTGTTTATCTACTCGAGCTGGGTCCTGGGGGGCGCGCCCGATGGCGGCTGGTTCGGGTATGCCCCGCTCACAACCGGCGACGGGTTCCTCCCCGGCCCGAACAGGCTCGACTTCTACGCCCTCGGGCTGCAGATCCTCGGGGTTGCGTCGCTGGTCGGGTCGATCAACCTGATTGTCACCATCCTCAACATGCGGGCGCCGGGGATGAAGCTGATGCGAATGCCCATGTTTGTGTGGATGACCCTGGTGACCAACTTCCTGCTGATGTTTGCGATGCCGATCATCGCCGTGGCCCTGTTCCTGATGACCTTCGACCGGACCTTCGGAGCGCTGTTCTTCAACCCCGCGTCCGGAGGGGACCCCATCCTGTGGCAGCACCTTTTCTGGCTCTTCGGACACCCCGAGGTGTACATCATGATCCTGCCGGCGATGGGCATCGTGTCCGAGATCATCCCGGTCTTCGCCCGCAAACCACTGTTCGGATACAGCTTCATGGTCTTCTCGGGAATCGCCATCGGCCTCATGGGCTGGGGGGTGTGGGCCCACCACATGTTCACCACCGGCCTCGGCCCGGCCGCCAACGCCGCCTTCGCCGTCTCCACGATGTCGATTGCCATCCCGACCGGCGTGAAGATCTTCAACTGGATGGCCACCATGGCCGGCGGCAGGCTGAGGTTCACGACGCCGATGCTCTTTTGTATCGGGTTCATCGGCATGTTCACCATCGGGGGCCTTTCCGGGGTCACCCACTCGGTGGTGCCGCACGACGCCCAGCAGCAGGACACCTACTACATCGTCGCTCACTTCCACTACGTGCTGTTCGGCGGTTCGATCTTCGCCCTGTTCGGCGGGCTTTACTACTGGTTCCCGAAGGTGACCGGCCGGATGCTGGACGAGCGGCTGGGCAAGATCCACTTCTGGATGATGATGCTGGGCTTCAACGCCACCTTCGGCCCGATGCACATCCTGGGCCTGAAGGGCATGCCCCGGCGGTACTACACCTACCAGGAGGGGCTCGGCTGGGAGATGTGGAACCTGCTGGCGACGGTAGGGGCCTTCACCATCGCCGCCTCCACCCTGGTTTTTATGGTCAACTGGGTCAAGAGCAAGCGCCACGGCGAGATCGCTCTCGGCGACCCGTGGGACGGGCGTACCCTGGAGTGGACGATCCCCTCCCCTCCCCCCGAGTACAACTTCCGGCAGGTCCCCTTCGTCACCAGCCTGGACGACTTCTGGAACCGCAAGTACAAACAGGACCGCAAGGGCCGGCCGGTGCGGGTTCCGGTGGGCGGGGCCGAAGAGGTGGCCGAGCCGGAGGAAGCGAACACTCCCAAGATCCACATGCCGTCGCCCTCGATCTTCCCGCTGGTGGCGGCTGTGGGGATGCCGCTGATGGCGTACGCCGTGATACTCAAGTCGTGGTTCGGCTTTGGCGCCGGGGTCGTGGTGTGCCTGGCCGGGTTCTACGGCTGGGTCCTGGAACCTGCGTCGGAGGAGCCGGCTCACCCGTCCTAATCCGGCTCCGGCCGCTGCTTAATGCTACCCTCGAAGGCATTAAGCAGGAGTGACGGACGTGGAACTCACAACGGGCCTCAAAGAGGTCGACGACCTGATCGGCGGCCTTCAGATCGGCGACAACGTCGTCTGGCAGGTCCTCCAACCGGTGGAGCAGGCGATCATTCGGTCGTTCGTGACCTCTCCCTCCTCCGCCGGACTGGTCTACCTGACGTTCACCGAACCGGCGGCTGCGGTGCTCGAGCGGTACCGGTCCGCCTGGCTCGACCGGGACGTGCTGCTTCTCGACTGCTTTCCTCGCACGGGCGGCGCCGGCCGGCCGCGCAAGGGCAGGCACCGGATCGTAACCGTCCAGGACCCCGGGGAGCCGGCGTCTGTGGTCGAGGCGCTGAAGAACGCCGAGGGCACGTTCGGCCCGGGAACGGCGTGGTTGTTCGACAACCTGACGGCTATTCAGGACCTGTGGGGGCCGGAGGATGCGCTGGCCCTTTTTCTCGAGCACTGCCCGCGGCTCTACGAGCTGCAGACCGTCGCTTACTGGTTCCTGAGGAAGGAGGCGCACGACGCGTCGTTCCTGGCCCGCCTTCAGCGCACGACGCAGGTGGTCCTGGACACCAGCCCGTCAAACGGCCACCACTACCTGAAGGTCGCAAAGGCGGCGGGGCGAATCGACGCCGTCGGCCGGGGCGTGGAGTTCGAGCTGAACGACCGGGGCATCTCCGTCCTCGGCAAGGGCGCCGAACCGCCGCCCCCCACCGGCGAGATGCTCAAGGCGAAACGGCTGGCCCGGGGCCTCTCCCAGGCCGAGCTGGCCCGCCGGGTCGGCATCACACCGAGCGCCCTGTCCCAGGCCGAGGCCGGGCTGAGGGGCCTGTCCGAGGAGACGATGGCCTCGGCATTCTCGGTCCTCGGCCCCGACGAGCGGCCCGCGGCGCTGCCCTACACCGTGGCCCGCCGAAGGGCCCGCAGGTCGCGGAAGCTGGCAACCGGGCTCCGGGCGGAGGACGTGCTCGAGGACGTCTCCAGGATGTCGGTGCACATCCTGGAGTTCGCCGCCGGCTCGACCGGGCGGCGCCCCCCGTTTGCCACCAAACAAAAGGAGGTCGTCGTTGTCATGTCGGGCGTGCTGGAGTTGCAGATCGGAGCAGCCAAGGAGGTCCTGCAGGCAGGCGACGCGATCGTGGTTCGGGACGAGCCCGTTTCGTCCTGGTCCAACCCGGGCTCGTCCGCCGCGCGGGTGCTGTGGTGCATCCTGCCGCCGGCCCAGGGGCCGGCGTAAATTTCGTGGGCCCGGCAGGATTCGAACCTGCGACCAAGGGATTCACTCAACCCGCCGTTACCGGCGGAAGTGGACTATCTCATCACCCTCGTCTCATCCGTGAGGCTGTCCGTTAGGGCGCGGGACGCTCTTGCCTGTCATTAAGGGAGCTCGGGCGTTCACCCATCCCTCAGGTAGTCTCTGCACCTTCCGAAAGTGTACTTCCGGCTTGGCTCAGGGTTGCCGGCGCCTTTGACGGCGCTGAAGGTTCCCCTGAATTCATCCCGTTCCTTGTCCCACGTTTCCGTGTGACGGCACCATTTCGATGAGTCCCCTGCTCTAACCGCTGAGCTACAGGCCCTGCAGGCCCATAGTACTTGTAATCCCCCCCGGCCCAACCGACCGATCCGTCCTCGGCGGTTGCGGTGAAGGCATGAACGAGGTCGACCCCCACGGCAGCGAAGCGAACCGACTGATCGCGGAAAACGGCCTGATCCTGAAGGTGCTGGTCGGTTCCGGGGTTCAACGGCACGGCGCTCGGAGGCACGACCGAGCTCACTTGGGACCGCCAGTCGCCCGTCACCGAACGGCGGCTCGGGCAACCTGGCGTTTGTGCCACCTTCCTCCGGCCACCATGCCGACGGCCAGCGAGATCAGCAGCATCGTCCCAAGAAAGCCGGCGATCAGCATCGTTCCCGCCTGTTCGAAGACCGGGGCCGGCGGCGGCGCGGCTACCGCCCTGGTCTCGATGACCGCGGCGGTCGTCTCGTACACCTCCGGCTCGACGGTGCGCACCACCGGTTCCGGCGCAGGCGGCGGGGTCTCCACCGGGGGCGGGGCGACCGGCGGGGCCGCCACCACCGGAACGGGAGCGGGGGCCGGCGCGGGGTCGGGCTTGGGGGCGACCACCTTGTTCACGACCGGTGCCGGTGCCGGGGCCGGCGCGGGCGCAGGAGCGGGAGGCGGCGCCGGGGCCGGGCCGGGGGCCGGGGGGGCGGCGAAACCCTGGCAGGTGACGCCCGGCCCTGCCTTGATGTCGCCCTGTATTACCCGGGGGTCGGCCGGCGGGACCGCGTCGCCGGGGCGGGAGTCGGCGCCGAACTCGATGACGGCTATGGTGCGGTCGAACCCGTTGACGGTGGCGCACGACATCCCTACGGCAGCGTGGGAGAAGGCGGGGTCGAGCAGGTTCTTGCGGTGAAGCTCGCTCTTCATAACCTCGATGTGGGCGAACAGGGGGGTGATCTTGGGGACGCCGAGCACGATGTTCTCGCCGCCCGCCTTGTAGCCGAACCCCCGGGCCGGGAGCACGTCCATGTGGTAGATCTGGCCCTCGTTCGCAAGCTTGAACGCCCACTCCCGGGCGACCTGACCCAGGCGCGGGTCGTGCTGCAGCGGCCGGATCCCCCGGGCGGCCCTTTCGACGTTGGCCAGGTCGAGGATCTGGGACTCCACGCTGGGGATCAGTCCGGGGTCGGCGTGGGCGGCGGCCGGTGAGAGCAGGGGCAGCGTCGATCCCAGAATCAGTCCCATCAGCGCCAGACAGGCGCGTCTGGAAGACATCCACGTGGTCATGGGGGAACCTCCGAATTTAGGTTCCGCCCCTCGTGCTGGACCTAGCTCTTTATCGGCACAATCCGCGCGGCCGTAAACGAACTATGGAAAGTCTTCGCGGTGTCGCGAGGTTCTACTTGGTGTTCAAGGGCTCCGGCTAGATGGAGGGAGGCTGGTTCCGCCGCTGGTTGAGCAGGTAAGCGCCCACTCCAACGGCTCCCAGGAGCGCCAGCAGGCCGACGATGAGCTGGGGAGGAACACCTCCGCCGCCGTCCGAATCGTCGTCGGTTGTCGGCGACGGAGAGGGCGACGCGGTTTCGGTTTCCTCCGGCTCCGGCTCCTCCGACGGCGTGGGGCTCGCGGGAGCCGGCGCCGGGGCGGGGGCCGGAGCCGGGGCGGGGGCCGGTGCGGGGGGAGGAGCAGGTGCAGGCGCGGGCGGGGCCGCCGAACCTGCGCTGGCGTTGATCCGGACGGTGACAGGGCCGCCGAGGTCAAAGTCGGTGTTGACCGAACATCCCCCCGGCTGGCTGAGGTTCAACGAGAACGTCTCGGCGGGCTCGGCCGCGCCGTCACCGACGATGCTGAGAGGGAACGACCGCTCGGTGCTGCTGCCGGTGAAGTTGACCTGCTGGTCGAAGGCAGTGAAGTCCGACCCGGCCCTGGCGGTGCCGTTCACGGCGGTGACCCGGACGTTGGAGTCCTCGACGGCGCCGTCGCGGGAGACGGTCACGGTCACCGAGTCGCCCTCGTCGACCGACTCCTCGGAGACCTCGACGTCGAACCGGTGACAGGCGGCCAGCGCGGCCGGCGCCGGCGCGACCACCAGAACCCCCGTAAACAACAAGACGACTACCAGTCCCAACCGTCGATTCGACATGGCGCCTCCCCGGTATCGGTGGCAAAAGCATTGCGAAGAGGCGGAGCGATTACAAGGGTCTCGAACCGAAAAAAACGAAGGGCGCCCGGTCAAGGCGCCCTTCGCTTTCTGATTCGTACTGGACATAGGAGCCCGAGTTGGATTACAGCACCGGCGGGACCAGTCCGGCATCCGTACCTCGGGGGTGGCCCGGGAGAAATTCGCTGGTGGAAGCCAGCACTCCGACCTAGCGGCCGGTCACCTCCAGGGTCCCGAAAAGACTTTCGCTAATACGGACCACCTCCTTTCTCTGGTGGAAAAATGATAGCCCATTTCGCCGGAGTATCGGTCAAATTGGCCGGGTTTTTTGAAGCCGGGAGACGGCGGCAAAGCGGGGCCTCAGCCCGAGCTGCAGATCTCCTCGTAGAGGCTGCGGGTCAGGCGTCCGGGCTCCACCCCGAGCTCTTCGTCGAGCGCGGTCCGGCACTTCTCGAACTGGCGCAGAGCCCCGGTCCGGTTCCCGGACAGGTGGTGCAGGCGCATCACCCGCCGGTGGGCTCTTTCGTGGGCGCGGTCGTGTTCCAGAAGGATGTGGCCGTAGGCCAGCCCCGCCTCCAACCGATTGGTTGCCTCGCACCAACCCACCAGCTTCTCGAGCAGAGAGACGTAGAGAGCCCTCAGCCGCTCCCGCTCGCGAACGCACCAGTCCTCGTCCCAACCGGCCAGAAGGTCGCCCTGGTACAGGTCGGCCGCGTTCATCAGCACCTGCGCCTCGGATTCGCCGATCTGTTCCGGCGCCACCGTCCGAACCCGGTCGTACGACCTTTCCAGCTGGGCGACGTCTAGCCACACCACAGCCGGGTCTATCTGTATCCAGTCCTTCTCAGTCAGCAGAAGCGGGGTCGAGCGCCCCGCTTTCTCCGGCAGCTTTTGCAGCTGCCAGATGCTCTGGCGAAGGTTCTTGCGGGACTGTTTGGGGTCGCTCTCGGTCCACAGAGTCGCCGACAGCACGTCCCGGTGGTGGGGCCTGTCGCCGAACAACAAAAGGTAGGCGACGATCTGCTGCAGACGTCGGCCCTCCATCTGCGGCCAGTCGCCGGCGGCGGATCGGGCGGCGAACCGCCCGAGAAGGGCGAACGAGTAGGAGCAGTTCAGGGATTGCGCAGGCCAGGCCACGCCCGATCTGCGTTCGTCTGGAGTCGGGCGCGGGGGATTCCCGGCGCTCTCGGTTGCAACGATCTTCTCCAACCTGTTCAGGGTGCGCCGGGGAGCACCCCCGACATAAGAGGGCTTTCCCGCTATCTGTCGAAATACTTGGGGTCAAATCTCTAGTATTCGAGTATGGCTACAGTATTTGGCAGGAACGCCGAGCTCGAGACCATCGACTCCTTCATATCGGCGGTGAGCCGGGGCGCGGCAGCTTTGGTAATTGCGGGGGAAGCCGGCATCGGCAAGACCACTTTGTGGCAGGCCGCGCGCGCTGCAGCCGAAAGCGCCGGGTTCCGCGTTCTGGTCGCCCGGCCCTCGGAGTCCGAGGCCACGTTCTCTTTTGCCGGCCTGACCGACCTGCTGGAGCCGGCGACGGCCCTCCTTCCCTCTCTGCCCACTCCGCAGCGCAGGGCTCTCGAGATTGCACTTCTCAGCGTTGAGGACGATCGGGGTAACCCGGTCGACCACCGCACTGTCGCGGTGGCGGCGCTCAACGTCGTGCGGCTCCTCACCGAGGAGCGCCCGGTGGTGCTTGCGATCGACGACCTGCAGTGGCTCGACCCGCCCACGGTTCAGGTCCTGCAGTTCGTCGCCCGCCGTCTGCGCGGCGACCGGGCCGGCCTCCTGCTCTCCCTGCGCACCGAGGAGGCCACCGACGACCCCCTCTCGCTGGACGCCGCGCTTGAAGGGAAGTCCGTTCGGCGAATCACGGTCGGGCCCATGGTCCCGCCGGCAATCGAGGAGATGCTCTCGGAGCGGCTCGACATCGAGCTGACCCGGCCGCTGGTCGGCCGTATCCACGAGATCTCCGGCGGCAACCCGTTCTACGCACTGGAGGTGGGCCGGGCAGCCGGCGCCATTGATGGCGGCTACATCTCGGGAGCGCCTCTCCCGCTCACCCAAAACCTCCGGGACCTGGTTCGGGGCCGGCTGACCGACCTTTCGGATGCCGGGACCCGGGCGCTGCTGGCGGTTGCCGCGGCATCCAGCCCCACCGTCGAAACCGTGCGCGTGCTTCTGGGGCCCGACGCCGACAGGGGCATTTCCGACGCCCAGCAGGCAGGCACCCTCGAGGTCGAACGGGGACGGTTGAGGCCCTCCCACCCGCTGATCGGCGCCACTGCCTACCTGGAGCTCTCGCCGGAGAGGCGGA
Coding sequences within:
- a CDS encoding DUF2269 family protein; this encodes MNSWALFGHIVSGFALFAGMVLAAAGWHLARSRTAPSEVALLLKLCRIGAMAVAAATVSVLGLGLWLVDLQGRRLSDTWISWAIGLLLAAMVAGIVGGQRPKKARLLAQRLSEEGGPETEELRRLLDDRASAALNYLAAGCILVILFLMVFKPH
- a CDS encoding ArsR family transcriptional regulator, translated to MRVKEGAEAHKALSDPARLQLFTLILESDHPLDIPGMSEAVGLHQNTVRSHLRRLELVGLVTPEIEARTTRGRPKVLFKPGPEAEDMGHGARNYKLLATMLAGFVNAGLNDPEAGAELAGRSWGGYLSAQFRPHPGDPVDLQAAAEMIMAMMDRLGFEPEVAETPEGVDVRLHNCPFRDIAARYPATVCSLHLGILRGALADVKSDAEATVLLPFVTPTLCIAKLAAPPPSAN
- the ctaD gene encoding cytochrome c oxidase subunit I is translated as MTSPPRLLRRPTAKTGIWSWITTVDHKRIGLLYGYTSFTFFILGGLEALLIRTQLARPENTVVDADTYNQLFTTHGLTMIFLVVMPLGSAFMNYLIPLMIGARDVAFPRLNALSYWVYLAGGLFIYSSWVLGGAPDGGWFGYAPLTTGDGFLPGPNRLDFYALGLQILGVASLVGSINLIVTILNMRAPGMKLMRMPMFVWMTLVTNFLLMFAMPIIAVALFLMTFDRTFGALFFNPASGGDPILWQHLFWLFGHPEVYIMILPAMGIVSEIIPVFARKPLFGYSFMVFSGIAIGLMGWGVWAHHMFTTGLGPAANAAFAVSTMSIAIPTGVKIFNWMATMAGGRLRFTTPMLFCIGFIGMFTIGGLSGVTHSVVPHDAQQQDTYYIVAHFHYVLFGGSIFALFGGLYYWFPKVTGRMLDERLGKIHFWMMMLGFNATFGPMHILGLKGMPRRYYTYQEGLGWEMWNLLATVGAFTIAASTLVFMVNWVKSKRHGEIALGDPWDGRTLEWTIPSPPPEYNFRQVPFVTSLDDFWNRKYKQDRKGRPVRVPVGGAEEVAEPEEANTPKIHMPSPSIFPLVAAVGMPLMAYAVILKSWFGFGAGVVVCLAGFYGWVLEPASEEPAHPS
- a CDS encoding XRE family transcriptional regulator gives rise to the protein MELTTGLKEVDDLIGGLQIGDNVVWQVLQPVEQAIIRSFVTSPSSAGLVYLTFTEPAAAVLERYRSAWLDRDVLLLDCFPRTGGAGRPRKGRHRIVTVQDPGEPASVVEALKNAEGTFGPGTAWLFDNLTAIQDLWGPEDALALFLEHCPRLYELQTVAYWFLRKEAHDASFLARLQRTTQVVLDTSPSNGHHYLKVAKAAGRIDAVGRGVEFELNDRGISVLGKGAEPPPPTGEMLKAKRLARGLSQAELARRVGITPSALSQAEAGLRGLSEETMASAFSVLGPDERPAALPYTVARRRARRSRKLATGLRAEDVLEDVSRMSVHILEFAAGSTGRRPPFATKQKEVVVVMSGVLELQIGAAKEVLQAGDAIVVRDEPVSSWSNPGSSAARVLWCILPPAQGPA
- a CDS encoding CAP domain-containing protein; the protein is MTTWMSSRRACLALMGLILGSTLPLLSPAAAHADPGLIPSVESQILDLANVERAARGIRPLQHDPRLGQVAREWAFKLANEGQIYHMDVLPARGFGYKAGGENIVLGVPKITPLFAHIEVMKSELHRKNLLDPAFSHAAVGMSCATVNGFDRTIAVIEFGADSRPGDAVPPADPRVIQGDIKAGPGVTCQGFAAPPAPGPAPAPPPAPAPAPAPAPAPVVNKVVAPKPDPAPAPAPVPVVAAPPVAPPPVETPPPAPEPVVRTVEPEVYETTAAVIETRAVAAPPPAPVFEQAGTMLIAGFLGTMLLISLAVGMVAGGRWHKRQVARAAVR
- a CDS encoding Calx-beta domain-containing protein, whose product is MSNRRLGLVVVLLFTGVLVVAPAPAALAACHRFDVEVSEESVDEGDSVTVTVSRDGAVEDSNVRVTAVNGTARAGSDFTAFDQQVNFTGSSTERSFPLSIVGDGAAEPAETFSLNLSQPGGCSVNTDFDLGGPVTVRINASAGSAAPPAPAPAPPPAPAPAPAPAPAPAPAPASPTPSEEPEPEETETASPSPSPTTDDDSDGGGGVPPQLIVGLLALLGAVGVGAYLLNQRRNQPPSI
- a CDS encoding bacterial transcriptional activator domain-containing protein → MEKIVATESAGNPPRPTPDERRSGVAWPAQSLNCSYSFALLGRFAARSAAGDWPQMEGRRLQQIVAYLLLFGDRPHHRDVLSATLWTESDPKQSRKNLRQSIWQLQKLPEKAGRSTPLLLTEKDWIQIDPAVVWLDVAQLERSYDRVRTVAPEQIGESEAQVLMNAADLYQGDLLAGWDEDWCVRERERLRALYVSLLEKLVGWCEATNRLEAGLAYGHILLEHDRAHERAHRRVMRLHHLSGNRTGALRQFEKCRTALDEELGVEPGRLTRSLYEEICSSG